The Drosophila sechellia strain sech25 chromosome 2L, ASM438219v1, whole genome shotgun sequence region TCGACGTTTCCGGTGGGCGTTAATTTGTTGATAAATTGCCGCACAATGTCGGCCCTTTTAAAGGCTCTTGTTTCGGGCTAACAAATCCTCTGCAAGAATTGAAAGTTTTTATGGCCGTATTAAATTTGTCACAATGATAATCGCGATAAGGAAGACAATTAATTTGGCTTGGCCACAAAAATTTGCGTTGACATGTTCAGGATTTGATGTGTAGATTAGGTTTATTTAAAGCACAATAGAATAACAAGTATGGTTAGGTAAAGTACTTTCCACCACATACCAAAGTTtatcattaaatttaaaaattacatGCTCAATGCTTTACATGCTTTTTTTACTTACGCTTTttgttggcaaaaaaaaaacccttttCCAATCCTTTCTGGCCACTCATAAAAGGCAAAGTTATGCACTCGAATAAAAGTTTTCGTCTCAAAAAAATggaacaaatatttattcataCATGTGCATTCACTTACAAGCACTTAAAAGCGACCAGAGCAAAAATTCAGCGCATTcattttttatgaaaattgTTATATTGGATTTTTGTTATTGTACTTTGGTTTGTTTTCTTTCGGTCGCATTGGATTTCGGTTTTGTAGATACGCCTCATAATTCTTTATCGGCGCGATTTATCAAttccaataaaaaaaatgaaaataatatgTGAACCATCGGGAGCCGATGAAAGGCAATTGCTGAGCGAGGAAACCTGCAGTAAAATGTTTCTTTTATGCAAAGTAAATGGACAAGTTGGCTTCATGGTCGAGAATACTGCCAAACGTGCCTGGTCGAAGTTGAATGCGCCAATTTTTGGCATGAAAACCTAACTAAgataaaaatacaatatattGCATCAAGTAGGGGTTGACTTACATATCATTCAAACTTTTTAAGCTGTCCAAGCTACAACCGAATTATTGCTTTAAATTTTGCAAGTAATTGGTCTTAAATTTACAATAATGAATAGTGAAGCACCGAAAAGGAGGCGCCATAGGCGCACCGAATCACTCGAGGATGTGTTGTCAGATCTGCGCATTCGTAACAGAAAGGCCTGGTTCGATCATATAAAAAAGATAAGTAAGTGGAGAAAGACAAACTTGggttttaattaactttaattttgGTTATTAACATTATTCACACTATTAGGATCGCCGCATGTAAAacatttgctggccaaaaaatcggaaaaaaaattaaagaaagcttCCAAATCTTCAGATaaggaaaaaagaaatatgGAGGAAGTGGAACGTTCCTTAAAGAAAATGATGCAGCAGGagttacaaaaaaaattgatttccATAAAGAATAGTTGGATGTCCTTAGGTCAAGTCTTCTCACTACTTTTCGACCAGGGACCTATTGAGCTAATCAGCAGCATGGTATTCACTTTAACTAAATCTCTGATGACAGGCATCAAGAGTGTTTTCCGTCTAAAACCAAAATAGAAGATTTCGCCGAGCATTACAGCGAGTGAACCTGCACTTTCTATTCGAAATCAGACGTATATATAGCTTTGTCtatgtatttgtttgtattttgtcGTAGCTTGCTATGTTTGTTATACaaagaataaaatattaattaaaaaaaaacccaaaatatttaatatttcaagaAGCCAACACAAATCCAGAACACAGAACAGCGTGCAATGACGATTTTATAACtccaaagcaaaacaaaccgATTTCATATATCTTCTGCACTTAAAATTCAATCTTTTTCCACGATAGCTATAAATCCACCAAGTCATCATGTGCAACTGTCGCATTGAGAGCTTAGTGATTAAGTTTAATAAACCATGTGATGTTTGATCTATTCTGGATTTAATGGACACCGCTAATGCTCAGTTTTCATGGCATCATGTGGAAAACTCGAACGGCGAGGAAAGCCATAACAATCCCACCTCGCCACATTAAATGCAATCAACACAAATTTTCGGTGAATTTTTATGTGGGAGCGAGTCAGCGAAGCGCATTAAATAAACGCCACGAGACGAATCTCGTTTAGTTTAACGTCAACAGTTTTCCACCTAACCTGGCCCAAACCCAAATCCACCACGTCCCCCTCCCTCACCACTGTTATCTTCAAAACAAGTTCACTGAAGGGGTTAAGAAAATCTTCTGCAAAATGTTCGTCTTTGTAGCTGGTCTGGCTTATCGCCGACAGCTCCAGTTTGTCTGGGCCAGCTCATGAGctaaattattgaaatttgACAAGTGAACAGGATGGTCAGCGGAGTGGAGGGCACTAACTGGTGGTCAAGTAGCCAGCTCGCCAATTTAGCCAATCCAATTAATTTGCTCTTGACAGGGCGACACTCGAGGTATGAAATTAAAGCCAAGCTATGTAGCAATTGTTACGCAATTTGTCAAATATCGATTATTGATTAAGGTTTCCCTAGCTTTCTATTATTAGCTACCAGTGTTGGATGCCTTGCCTTGCTTGTAGGGTCTCTGTTATTACTGAACCCTAGGTCAAAGGTCAACAAGGCGAATAATTGATTAAGAGCTTGCGCCCAagtgggtaaaattttaagtttaatattAGGTCCGTAAATGCTGCAAAGTGGCAATTCAGCTTATTATACAGCAccacattttgtaatatttttaaaaattcttcAAAATTATTATACAGGTTTCCCATTAAAGTGATAGTATTCGAATACGTATTTTAGgctttaatataataaaaaatctattcTTAAATTTCCTTCTCAATATTTAAGTTTCTTCTGTACCACCTTTCCGCTACAATTcatgcattttcaattttattcaactCTACTATATCAATTGCTTTACTGCGACCTAGAGATAGAAACTTACTGGCGACTGTGCTGCTGGTTAAACACTCATAATGGCCAGCTTAGTGTCGGCTAAAGTCAAGTGGCAGTCCGGTCTGCTGATAGTCTAGCTATCGCTGGGTGCGAGATGCCTTCTCGATTGGCCAAAAACTTTAAGCTGACAAATTATTCAAAACAATGTTGTTGGGGCCAAAGTTGGCAGCCAAAGTGGCTAATGAAAGAGCTGCGCATTTTCAATTGTTTGGCTTTCAGGAATTTCGTATCTTTCAGCGCGAAATGAGTTGCCACTTTTTATGGCCAATGCCGTTTTATTGGAGCCCCGAAAACTATTCGGTGCAGTTAAAGCTAAAAGGAAATAACAGAAGCTGCCACTgcaaactgaaactgaaacgcAGACATGCCCCCATACATATGCAAATGCAGTCGTCTGTTCTCGGCTTGCTGGGATTGTTTGATTTGAACGTTGTTGAAGCCGTGTTGTTAAATTGAAACAGCAAACTCCGTTGGCCAAAGACAGCCGTTTGCGGATTTTGTCGGTCAATTGGAGGAAAGCAATGATTTTTAAACTACCAATTggagtaaaaataaaaaagagatacgaataaaatatttgcaaaaaaagTGATTTCCCACAGGTTCTACCGAGACTTGAACTCGGATCGCTGGATTCAGAGTCCAAAGTGCTAACCATTACACCATAGAACCAGGTGAAAGTTCAACGAAAATTTGCACACTTGAAATTAGTGATCTTACAAGAGAATCAAAGAATTTTatactaaaaaatatatagaaatttagttttataataatataatatataataatataatttataataattttttatttatagatatatacatacatattctATATATGTAATGGTATGTTTTTATATCTTTAATGTGAGCAAAATGGCATATTTAAATAGAGAtgtatatttgaaaattataaattttcaCTGCAAGCTCTGAAAAATAATGTTTCGTCTAGCAGTAATTGTAGTTCTCGTCTCCTAAATTTCCTTAAACTTcccctttgtttggattttTTGCGGGGCGTGGCCAGGTCAATTATGTGCAGTTCACTTTCGTTTGTCTGGCGTTGTTTGTGATCCTGTCTTTGTGCTGGTGTCGCACAATTAAGCGAAGCTAATTAGCCAAACACTTGTAATGCTAACCCGAACGTTTCAGCCCCTCGCCACTCGAAGGACCCATTCCAAGCGACAGGACTTGTTGAAATGCCCGGACACGTTCATTGCTTTGCTTACCTCTTGCTTAAATGGACTTAAGcgttatttttaaataaacccTCAATGTGCAATACATATAGGATGTTTGTAGGGAAGGGCGCCTCCTTTTGGACTCCCATTCCACTACCACCGACGTTATTATCACATCATTTGCATGCGTTTAGTGGGGGCGGCAATGGAGGTAAATAAGTGGAGCTCTGTGCAGCTCAGGCGAACGTAATTCGATGCCAACTTTGACGATGACAATCTCATTAACATGACATCGAAATCAGAGCTCGTCGGGGTTATGTTGTCATATAGTCGCGCATAAAATCCGAGGGACAGTTCAATGATAGATGCTCGCTTTATGCTCGTCTCTTGTCACAATAAACGGCGATTGCCAATCGAATTACCATTGCAGGTTCAACTCTAGAAACTACTGATTTCATTTTCTATGGAAGGATTTCTTATTTTACATACGTTTTACACGTCTGTCAAAGCTATGTAAAGTTTTCCGCAGGTTACGAACTTGGCTAAGCAGTAAAGCTTGTAATAAGCTTGCACAGTCTGTTTAAAAAGTTAGCTGCCAACTGCAAAGatgaattttaattagatatttaattttaattttagaattttATAATTTGATCTCCTGAAAAATGacaaaaatattattagaTATCTTTAAACTTAAATAGGTTAAAGTAATGTTGAATTGCCTGCTAACACAGGCATTCTAGATTTTGTCATCTTGTGGCATAATAATTCAGTTATCAATCTCAGGAAGTGAGGTGACCCACAGGTGAGCGCCCCTCCTTGGAGGAGCCACGCGAATTTGCGGACACGCTCTGGTCGGCTGATAACAGAGAACAATCGAATTTTTCGACTCATTTTTCCCATCGGCTCGCATAGGGGatgctttaaaaataattcataAGTATTATCGCCTAATGCGTTGGCTTGTTCTCGATAAGGCTGCACTCAAGATCAAACGTTTTAATACAATCTATATGGAATTACAAGCTGCGGGCAATCGAATGtattgtacatacatacgtacattaTAGAGAACTGCAAGTAGCGATTAGCTGGAAGAGATTCGAGTGTAGATAGTCGCACAACCAACCCATTGACATTTTAATCGGGGAGATCCTAGCTAACTGTGATTTATACGAACCGGGAGCTATACTATCTAATCGTTTACAGATAACCGTAAATTTCATGGGATAATCAGCGTTGTATTAAAACCGTGACCGAAGTTGAACCATTGGACGGGTGGAACTGTTTCCACGGATGTGGCATAAATTTAAAAGGGAATTGCCGCCTTATATACAGTATATAATATTAGTGGCagcagtttaatggccttccATTGGTCAAGTGTTCCGTGTTTATCAGATCATAAACTGTTTTCCAGCTTGTGTAGTTCGATAAGAGCTATAACAACACCCAAAATGCCACCCCAAAGGTAAAGAACCATTGGCAACAGTCAAAATCGATACGAGAATCTCCCTATTGTTTATATTGCCCTCATATTTGCTGACGCGTTCCCCCGATATCAGCCTTTATTAAACCCTTGAATAATTTACTAAATATTTGGTTAATTTCTGTGAATCACTGGGCTATTATAATCTGGCTATTCACAGCTTATGGTTCTGCATCtgctgtttttcttttttttaattaatttacttataCTTATCTTTTTTACTTTCCCGGAATGTCAGGCT contains the following coding sequences:
- the LOC116801808 gene encoding uncharacterized protein LOC116801808, giving the protein MNSEAPKRRRHRRTESLEDVLSDLRIRNRKAWFDHIKKIRSPHVKHLLAKKSEKKLKKASKSSDKEKRNMEEVERSLKKMMQQELQKKLISIKNSWMSLGQVFSLLFDQGPIELISSMVFTLTKSLMTGIKSVFRLKPK